One part of the Amaranthus tricolor cultivar Red isolate AtriRed21 chromosome 16, ASM2621246v1, whole genome shotgun sequence genome encodes these proteins:
- the LOC130802388 gene encoding receptor-like protein kinase HERK 1, with protein sequence MYVTKFQSLFWVLFALCLIKCSLEFDPADNYLINCGSPTNVSVYNRIFLGDSSLKSSVVLSTSQKIWANISSNSIPFSYSSDLYKTAQIFTGSSNYTFPVSKHGYHWIRLHFFPFVYQNYNLSHARFSVSVMNFTLLSNFQLHETIPVVKEYSLNITSGKLVLNISPSPKSFAFLNALEVVSIPDEVIPDSVKIIDPSGSSESLVHQALQTVYRVNMGNISVNPQNDTLSRQWVPDGPFLKSHNLVQFLSNPQTVNYTEGGPTPEIAPPSVYGTASKLDTESDPNLIVNLTWNFNVDLGFRYLFRFHFCDIFSKAQGQLMVNVYINSWYAYKHLDLSEKTSNKLASPYYLDVVMKEIHSNYISVSVGTASDVNYPNAFLNGLEIMKISNSKDFLDVVDSSKSSSKVTTGLIVGIAVGAVLICVILALAFFLVIRRRKRTHLDVNGNKINGTGESGYYFSLAAIRKATDNFSDGLVIGLGGFGKVYKGVLDDDREVAVKRGNSESQQGINEFRTEIEMLSHFRHRHLVALIGYCDEQNEMILIYEYMKNGTLKSHLYGSGNPSLSWKQRLEICIGSARGLYYLHTGSAKPIIHRDVKTANILLDENLMAKVADFGLSKAGPDIDKTHVTTAVKGSFGYLDPEYLIRQQLTEKSDVYSFGVVLFEVLCGRPVIDPSLPRDMVNLVEWAMKLQKKGEFEKIIDPSIADQIKTQSLIKFIETAEKCLAECGLDRPTMGEVLWNLEYALQLQEDETASNGSDDVSLQIDEAKPLQTLPSTRQYSMGSAGDIVDISMNTVFSQMRDGNLRQ encoded by the coding sequence ATCTAGTGTTGTTCTTTCAACATCTCAAAAAATTTGGGCTAATATTAGCTCAAATTCAATTCCATTTTCATATTCTTCAGATCTGTATAAAACTGCCCAAATCTTTACTGGAAGCTCCAATTACACATTCCCTGTATCAAAACATGGTTACCATTGGATTCGCCTTCATTTCTTCCCCTTTGTGTATCAAAACTATAATCTCAGCCATGCTAGATTTTCAGTTTCTGTCATGAATTTCACCCTTTTGAGTAATTTCCAATTACATGAAACCATTCCTGTGGTTAAGGAGTATTCTTTGAACATAACCTCAGGTAAACTTGTTCTCAATATAAGCCCTTCACCGAAATCCTTTGCATTCTTAAATGCCCTAGAAGTTGTTTCTATCCCTGATGAAGTTATCCCAGATAGTGttaagatcattgatccttctggTTCTAGTGAAAGCCTTGTGCACCAAGCCTTGCAGACAGTGTATAGGGTGAATATGGGAAATATTAGTGTTAACCCTCAAAACGATACCCTTTCGAGGCAATGGGTACCGGATGGACCCTTCTTAAAGTCTCACAATCTAGTCCAGTTCTTGTCGAATCCACAAACAGTTAATTACACTGAAGGTGGCCCAACTCCAGAAATTGCACCTCCTTCCGTTTATGGCACTGCTAGTAAGTTAGACACTGAATCTGATCCCAATTTGATTGTTAATTTGACTTGGAATTTCAATGTTGATCTGGGGTTTAGATATCTGTTTCGATTCCATTTCTGTGATATCTTTAGCAAGGCCCAAGGACAGCTTATGGTTAATGTTTATATCAATTCTTGGTATGCTTATAAACATCTTGATCTTAGTGAGAAAACATCAAATAAGTTGGCTTCACCTTATTACCTAGATGTTGTGATGAAAGAAATTCATAGTAATTACATCTCTGTGAGTGTTGGGACTGCTAGTGATGTTAATTACCCTAATGCCTTTCTTAATGGGCTTGAGATCATGAAAATTAGTAACTCTAAAGATTTTCTTGATGTTGTTGATTCTTCAAAGTCAAGTTCTAAGGTCACCACTGGTTTGATTGTGGGTATAGCAGTTGGGGCTGTGCTCATCTGTGTGATTCTAGCTTTAGCTTTCTTCCTTGTGATCAGAAGGAGAAAACGGACACATTTAGACGTGAATGGTAACAAAATCAATGGAACCGGAGAATCCGGTTACTACTTCTCTCTTGCTGCCATTAGGAAGGCAACTGATAATTTCAGTGATGGCTTGGTCATTGGATTAGGAGGTTTTGGGAAGGTTTACAAAGGGGTATTGGACGACGATAGAGAGGTTGCCGTTAAGAGGGGCAACTCTGAATCACAACAGGGTATCAATGAATTTCGAACTGAAATTGAAATGCTGTCGCATTTTCGTCATCGCCACTTGGTGGCTCTAATTGGGTACTGTGATGAGCAGAACGAGATGATCTTGATATACGAGTACATGAAAAACGGGACACTCAAGAGCCACTTGTATGGTTCGGGTAATCCTAGTTTGAGCTGGAAACAGCGACTTGAGATATGCATTGGCTCAGCCAGAGGTCTCTACTATCTTCACACAGGATCAGCAAAACCTATCATTCATCGCGATGTTAAAACAGCAAATATATTGCTAGATGAGAACCTCATGGCCAAAGTTGCAGATTTTGGTCTATCAAAAGCTGGTCCTGATATAGATAAAACACATGTTACCACAGCTGTGAAAGGAAGTTTTGGTTACCTAGATCCCGAGTATCTCATACGACAACAACTGACTGAAAAATCAGATGTTTACTCCTTCGGTGTTGTCTTGTTCGAGGTTCTGTGTGGGAGGCCGGTAATTGACCCTTCACTTCCTCGCGATATGGTAAATTTGGTCGAATGGGCAATGAAATTACAAAAGAAAGGAGAATTCGAAAAAATTATCGATCCTAGTATTGCAGATCAAATCAAAACCCAGTCATTGATCAAATTCATTGAGACGGCTGAAAAATGCTTGGCTGAATGTGGTCTTGATCGCCCTACGATGGGAGAAGTACTGTGGAATTTAGAGTATGCCCTTCAACTTCAGGAGGATGAAACGGCGTCTAATGGAAGTGATGATGTCTCTTTACAGATTGATGAAGCTAAACCATTACAAACACTTCCTTCTACCAGACAATACAGCATGGGAAGTGCTGGAGATATTGTTGATATTTCAATGAACACAGTTTTTTCACAAATGAGAGATGGGAATCTGAGGCAATAG
- the LOC130802408 gene encoding uncharacterized protein LOC130802408, translated as MSQIYSNLGMALKAPPLPSSPPSSTHQFRTSCFSLFFHSSPRPDSTHRSFIPKASSQPDPEPESDSFDDRLSQVRLRYRSGTGKKAEIRKIKKGKQTEGSGSSGSGVFLPPVPLKEAVSGGLKVDFGFSPYSERVNGRLAGLGLVGLLAVELATGKSVINYHTPAIVFIQVYFMAAVSALYLKREKEKISVWPETKQ; from the coding sequence atgtcACAAATCTACAGCAATTTGGGAATGGCGCTAAAAGCTCCACCActaccatcatcaccaccatcTTCAACCCATCAATTCCGCACCAGTtgcttctctctcttcttccaCTCTTCTCCACGACCCGATTCCACCCATCGCTCTTTTATCCCTAAAGCTTCTTCCCAACCCGACCCAGAACCAGAATCCGACTCATTTGATGACCGTCTATCCCAAGTACGGCTCCGGTACAGATCCGGAACCGGGAAAAAAGCTGAAATCCGAAAGATAAAGAAAGGAAAGCAAACAGAGGGGTCAGGTTCATCCGGAAGTGGGGTATTCTTACCTCCAGTTCCACTAAAAGAAGCGGTATCGGGTGGGTTGAAGGTGGATTTCGGATTCAGCCCGTATTCAGAACGGGTAAATGGGAGACTTGCGGGTCTAGGGTTAGTGGGGTTATTGGCAGTGGAATTGGCGACGGGAAAAAGCGTGATAAATTATCATACACCAGCAATAGTATTTATACAGGTATATTTTATGGCAGCTGTAAGTGCTTTGTATTTGAAGCGTGAGAAAGAGAAAATCAGTGTTTGGCCTGAGACTAAACAATGA
- the LOC130802407 gene encoding uncharacterized protein LOC130802407, giving the protein MAPNEALYGRKCRVPLCWDQMDRNVPEGPDLIQDSIDSLRVVQENMKAAQSRQKSYADNRRRALQFAEGDKVFLKISPTKGVQRFGIKGKLSPKFIGPFEILKRVGEVAYELALPPGLARVHNVFHVSQLRKYIHDSSHVLVHEPLQIDENLAYEERPIRILDRQVKELRNKRIPQVKVLWSNHHVEEATWESETDMRERYPQLFI; this is encoded by the coding sequence atggcaccaaacgaagccttatacgggagaaaatgtcgagtgccgttatgttgggatcagatggaccgaaatgtgcctgaaggaccagatcttatccaagactctattgatagcttgagGGTAGTGCAAGAGAATATGAAGGCAGCACAAAGTAGACAGaagagttatgcagacaaccgtcgcagagctttgcaatttgctgaaggtgacaaagtatttctaaagatttcaccaacgaaaggagtccaacgctttgggataaaagggaaattaagccctaaatttatcggaccctttgaaattttgaaaagagtaggggaggtggcatacgaactagctttacccccgggtttagctagagttcataatgtattccatgtttctcagttgagaaagtatatccacgaTTCATCCcatgtgttagttcacgaacccctccaaattgatgaaaacctagcttatgaagaaagaccaattagaattttggatcgtcaagtgaaagaattgaggaataaaagaatacctcaagttaaagtgctatggtcgaaccatcatgtcgaagaagcaacttgggaaagtgaaactgatatgagagaacgctatccccagttgttcatttag